In Aeromicrobium wangtongii, the DNA window GGCCAGCTCGACCGCACCGGCGACCGGGCCCGAGAGGGGCGCGCTGTAGCCGATGTCGAACGTGCCCTTGATCGGGGCCGTGACGGCCTCGGGATCGTTGCAGTCGTCCAGGTTGATGCTGAACTTCGACGGGTCCGAGGCGGTGTCCGACGAGCTCTTGGAGTCGCTGCCGCCGCCGCACGCGCCAAGGGCGAGAGCGGCCGTGACGGCAAGCGGGATGGCCAGGCGGCGAGCGCCGGCAACCTTCGAGATCAACATGTGATGCCTTTCGTGTACGTGTGGGCAGTTGCGAGAGCACCTGCCAGGACTGGGGTCGTGCGGGTCGTGCGGGTCGTGCGGGTCGCCATCTACTGCTTCCGGGCCCCTTCCGGCTTGCGCGGAATGGCAGGCGTGACGACCACGACCTTGCGCACCGCCTTGGTGAGTCCCCCGACGATTCCGGACGGCGCCACGAAGATCACGAAGATCAGGACGACGGCGAACAGCACGGCCGACGACTGCCCCTGGCCGAGGTCGGCTGTGTAGTACGGGACGAAGACGACCGCCAGCGCACCCAGGAGCGGCCCGCTGCGGGTCGCCTCGCCGCCGATGACCAGGCCGATGAGCAGGGTGATGCCGGCCAGGAGCGTGAACGAGCCCTCCGCGAAGAGGCTGCCGATGTACATCGCGAACAGGCTTCCGGCGACGCCGGTGACGGCGCCCGAGACACCGAATGCGGTCGTCTTCATCACGGCGATGTTGATGCCGGACGACGATGCGGCGATCTCGTTCTCGCGGATCGCGATCATGGCCATGCCGTACCGGCCACGCACGAGGTTGTGCAGCACCAGCATCACCAGCAGGAGCATGACGACGCACAGCCAGTACAGCCACACGCTGCGCTCACCCAGGGTGAAGCCGGACCACTCGGGCGGACGCAGCTGCTGGCGGCGGATCGTCATGCCCTCGGCGCCTCCGGTGAGATCGTCGAAGTGCGCGACGATCTCGGGGAATGCGACGCCGAACGCCAAGGTGACCATCGCCAGGTAGAGCCCACGGATGCGCAGCGCCGGCAGTCCGACCAGCAGACCCACGACGAAGCACACCACCAGAGCGGCGGGGATCGTGGCGAGCGGGTCCCACTCGTACTTCACGACGAGCACGCCGGTCGTGTAGGCGCCGAGGCCGAAGAAGGCCGAGTGGCCCACCGACAGCAGGCCGATGTAGCCGCTGGCGATGTTCAGCCCGGC includes these proteins:
- a CDS encoding branched-chain amino acid ABC transporter permease, producing MSTEMLDPAQSVSPQDTPSRMKGPRVIRRGSRAHTAMVVAGAVAAVLIILWGSQLDPFNQGQLTRVAIFAIAIAGLNIASGYIGLLSVGHSAFFGLGAYTTGVLVVKYEWDPLATIPAALVVCFVVGLLVGLPALRIRGLYLAMVTLAFGVAFPEIVAHFDDLTGGAEGMTIRRQQLRPPEWSGFTLGERSVWLYWLCVVMLLLVMLVLHNLVRGRYGMAMIAIRENEIAASSSGINIAVMKTTAFGVSGAVTGVAGSLFAMYIGSLFAEGSFTLLAGITLLIGLVIGGEATRSGPLLGALAVVFVPYYTADLGQGQSSAVLFAVVLIFVIFVAPSGIVGGLTKAVRKVVVVTPAIPRKPEGARKQ